From the Perca fluviatilis chromosome 11, GENO_Pfluv_1.0, whole genome shotgun sequence genome, the window CAGGGGAGGAGGTAGTGAGTCCTAAGACTACTCACTTGAAGTGTGTAGTGTAGTTGATGAGATGAGATGATATGGTttgtgttgatgatgatgttgttgatgatgatgtagATGATGATGCCTATGTTTCTAACGATGACGATTTTGTTATGATGGCAGATTGAAAATggcatttgtatttatttggtcATATTGACTGCTATTTTGACGCTATTTATTCTATCTGCCTTGACATTTTCTGAAGATGCTATTGATGCTTTGCTTTGTACACTGAAAATGTGCGCGCGGGCATGGGAGGCAAGGGGGTTCAGAGGTGAGACAGGCTGAAATTAGAGGCTGCTCTACACACTATTGGCTCACACTCAGCTCAGCATCCCTATAGGAAAAACTTAATTTGAATATCAGCAGTTACAGTTCAATTCATTACCCATTCAAATTAAATTCAGGTGGAAGGACAGTGGAAATTGTCTCCATTCCTGCTTTAACAGCCAACTTTTAAAATAGCTTGGGGATAAAGTAGGATTTGAAGAGCTGCAGTCTTACCCTCTGGACACAGCCCCAGAGCCTCATACGTGATGAGCTCATTGGCTGAGAAGCAGTCATGCAGCTCGACCACATCGACATCACAGGGCTTCAGACCTGCAGCTTCATAACACTTTTTGGCAGCCGACTGAGACATGTCATATCCCACCTGAatagcaaaaaaacaacaatgggaTGCTCATTAAAGCAAACAAATGTATCATAATAAGGTTCTTAATTAATCAGGTCCCAACACTTAAGACTGTTAGGAGGGGTAAAACTACAGCTGATAACTATAAAAACAAGACCTTCAATCCGGGTTATGCATCGACTATATAGCTTCCAATTTCATAATGGGATTGTGGGTGTTGTTGATattgttaagttttttttttttttacatttaagttTTACTGCATTTTTTAGTTCAGAAACTTCCATAGTATTGCCATCAGAAAACAATTGACCCAATTTAGTAATATTTTTCTGCTGCCAAACCCTATTAAAAATCAGTTTCCATCCAGCTGTAAATAATGGATTCTTACAAATTGGACAAGAAGACATTGCCAGAAATAGGAAGACGTGTATTAAGTTCTTTAGCTATGTTACATGAAAAAAGGGGTTATTAATATTTCTATTACATTTAGGGTGGTATCACAAACAgccaaaacaaacatttcttattttctgCAATGATCTTTTGCTTCAACCAGCCCTAACTACCGCCCTTCATATTGTTGTGTCTTTATATGAAAGTGGATATccaatttcatttatttaataatttaaaagtTAATTTTCTGAAAGCACTGCTGTGGAAACTTTAGAGGTCAAGGCAGAAATTAGAAAAGATAATCTGgggtataaattcattttaattatttctgCTCTCCGACATAATGATAGAGGTACATTCATCCCTCTCTTGAAGTCTTCCTTTATTGTTTTGGGAACTTAGGACCATTTAACccatacattttgtgaattgGAGATTTGATAACAATACCTAAATATTTCATCCCTTGTGTTTTGTAAGACGGTTATGGCTTCACTCTTAGACCAATTAACCTTGTAACCTTGTAATTGTAATTAATGAATTTGTGGCCAAATTCATTAATGAGCTTCAAAAGGTGAGAAATTCAGTCACCTGAGTTAGATAGTGTTCGCAAAATGTCGTCGTATAACCATAAAGACGGGTGCCGGTTTTGTGCTGATGATTTGTAACAGCACCGGCTAATGGTTCCAGTGCTACTGTAAATATGAGTGGAGATGCAGGACAACCCTGTCAAGTAGGTCTAAGGAATAGGATTAGTAGTGCAATCAAAAACCTTAACTCTCTGTATACACATTCTACCAAAGCcacattataaaataaatttggCCGCTCTATCCTGACAGCGATACTGCCACTGCAATCAGTTTCACGTCTGTGGAACAATCCTAAAGAGACTCGCACCAATaacacgaaagctgattggctgcaatataagttacatgttggtctcatttttAGTCGTAATgcagcaaattatattttgactagcgaaagaaagaactacaccacagaataaaaaaagaaatgagcaTAATGAGGTAGCATtgcatggacgtaggaaaattaagtAACCCCTAAAAAAGAAagcttaaaatgtatttgaattgGTTATTAGCGAGCCCCTATCTTTGTGAATAGCAGGATCAAGGACTTATTCTCATTTGTTTCAGCTAGGGCTATCATTTTGCCTGCTATCAACTATCAACACTCTCAAACTATTTTCATCAAAGTCTGTATGGCGCAAATTATGTTTCTTAATGCAATATAGCTTGCAAGTTTGCGCTAGAGAGTAGTACTAACTTCTGTAGTTCAGCAATCAAAGTGTGTTTTCTTACACATCTCTCCCTATTGTTGGCTGTAACGCAGCTACATTTCTCATCCCCTGACAAAGTACTATTAAActtcaaatattttattttatgtagatCCAGAAAAGGGGAGAATGTTATAAACACAGTTTGTTGTCATGAGATAAACTTTGTAAATGACAATTTCTTACCATCTTAATGCAGCTGTTTTCTTCAAACGTGGAGGCAAGGTCAGTCACCATCTCTTGGGCCACAATCTCCACCGCCTGGTTCTCCAGATGGTGTTTCCTGACGAAGGCTTCGCTGGCCAAAACTGCTGCTCCGGCACCATCTGATGTAGGGCTGACGAGAGAAGAAAAGCAGGATAAGCCGACATGACATGGTGGTGTTAGGAACTGAAGGGGCTGTACGGAATGGTTTGAAGCTTCATTCATAAGTTGACATTTGAATTCTCAATCTAACAGCACCATAAATTTAATTTACATAATAATAAGAAAACCTCTATTTTGGCTCTTTACACTATTATAATAAATAACTTAAGTCATTACAAAAAATAGATAATAttgattacaaaaaaataactcATTCAAggttttcaaattaaaaaaatttggtcgaggttatttaaaaaataaaaaataaaacctgaataaGTAGTAGTTATTTCTATTTGATCAAAGTGCAGCGATATTGATCAAAATTGCTAGGGATGTGctgaatgtaatttttttaccCATTAGGAGCTTCTATTGAAGTTCTCGAATGAAgctttgaatgtaaaaaaataataatacttttgGCAGAGCCCTAGCAATTATGATCAATAACTCTGCACTTTGATCAAATATGCTATGAATGCTTCTTGCTAGCCTCAGTCCTGAAATAGTTACACTCAAGGCAGAATGATCAATTTACTTTCAAAAGACGACACTAACTGTAAATCAGGGAGGCTCTTACCAACACTGCAGCAGAGTAAGGAAGTCAAACACCTTCCTGGAGTTAATCACCTGCTCCAAACTGTACTCATCCTGGAACTGGGAATACCTGCATCCATGTAgacacacatattcacacacaaactTGAATAAAAATGCATTCAAGGATATTTTAAAGCAGTGATCATTTGATTTAAAAGTTAACTCTGTCTTACGGGTTGTTGGTGGAATGCTTGTGGTTTTTCCAGGCAATTTTGGCAAAGTGTTCCGGTTTAGTGCCTGGAGGAGATTAAAACATTGACACAAACATTAACATATAGTAAAAACCATGACCTCAATGCAAGATACAACCATCACTATCACATTTTAGACCTTGTAAGCAGTTTCTGTATCCAACACACATGTAGCATGTACCATATTTCTCCATGTGCTCCCTGCCAGCGTTGCCGAACATCTGTGGTGCTGCTGGAGCTGCCGCCATCCCGTAGCGGTTGATCATCACCTCAAAGTGCTTGTCCATGGGATTGGTCCTGTCCATAAACTACAAACAAGTAGtgttttaaataacattttactTACTTGCTTGGTTTTCCAccttgtaaaaaaagaaagccaaCTTAAGTGAAGAATGATCTGTACTGTTGTATTTGTTGATGTTAGATACCgatatatgtttttatgtttttaccaaGCAAGAAAtttatttttgacaaaatgCTCAGCCTACTtgtgttttaagtttactttttaaaaaggtagaCCTCTTCATTTTAATCCCCAGTCTACCCCTTCTGCTCCCCTGTTATAGGAATTCACTCAATAGCAAACAGCAGTTaatgaaaactttttttaaaaagcacagaGGTTCATTATTTCTTACTTTTCTTCGGTGTAGCCACACTAAGTTGTTATGTCCGCtgtgatacatttttaaatgtttatcaATGAGGTGTATTTCTCTGAGGACTACCCCTTCTGCTCCCCTGTTATAGGAATTCACTCAATAGCAAACAGCAGTTAATGaaaacctttaaaaataaaaaaaataaatagaaaataaaaagagcaCAGAGGTTCATTATTTCTTAATTTTCTGGGGTGCAGCCACACTAAGTTGTTATGTCCGCtgtgatacatttttaaatgttcatcAATGAGGTGTATTTCTCTCGGGACAAATGCAGACCCCAGCTGatatttcttcttttcccaACTATGCTGCTGGCAAAAACTACAAGGGGTGGACACAATATCAACAACACCTGTATAGTGTATTGAAAGATATCGcgaaatgttatttttttcaccTCCTTTACATCCAGTACAACAACCTACAGCATATAGTTTCATACCTTTGAGGATAAAGAGCCCTTCTCCATCTTCTCAAACCCGAGGGCAAGCACACAGTCAGCAAGACCTGCAAAAGGAGATGAGAAGTGGTCAAAGAGTGAATTTTACCGTCTAAGTTAAATAATAGCTCATGGGTTTAATCTGTAGAAGTTGTTTGAGAAGTTTCTATGGACATTGCAATACTTTTCTCTGTTCCGAAAATGTGTTCATTATTAGAATCCATTGAAACCACAGTGAGCACTTTATAGCctcctttttaaaagtataGATTTTAGGTGGTTTATCACTTTTATGGCGTCCAGCTCAACTCACCTCCCAGAACGAGCTGGCGAGCCATGAAGAGTGCAGTGGAGCCTGTGGAGCAGTTGTTGTTGACGTTGATGATGGGGATCCCGGTGAGGCCCAGGCTATGGTAAATGGCCCTCTGCCCACAAGTGGAGTCACCTGAGGGAATAAGGTAGGGGGGAAGATGTTATTCCTTACTaattttttacctttatttaaccattaactcattgagattaaaaatctatttttcaagagtgtccaAACACAAAATATAATATGAGAGAcatattgtttttctttaatgaCCAAAAGAATTTGActtaaaattacataaaatctAGGTTTTTAGAGTACATAGTATATAAGAAGTTACAAGAATGTAGTGGGAGTATACGTACATTGTGATATAAAGTTGGTACTTTTTACTATTtcagtagtctcacattgccacaTTGTCacatctccacagcactgtgtcagcgctggagtatggtctggctgcaCAACTTAGCATTCTGGTATAATTAAttgcatgccgccatttattaatttattttcactttactcGGCTTTGCGTCGTGCCTAACAgcctactattttgaccctttgcagcacctttacttatcatcaagctgccatatttcctcgtaacacatcctcctgctgcaggctgcaggcatgatggagaaatgcagcagcaacacaattctgaatggcgctttttagTTTCCAAAACTCCCAGACGGCTCATAAACAAGTTGAAAGCTATATGTGCATTGTGTAAAgctgaattaaaatatcaccgaagcacgtcaaacttgagctaccacctacgagctaagcatcgtacagttaacgtgactcaggctgatgctagtgggctcaggcaaagcactattttggagagcgctactcgccgacctgttGATGAAACCAAATCCAAAAAGATTACTACAGCTCTTGCGaaatgggtggcaactaactgcagacctgTCAGCATCATAGTCTTATACAGTACATTTCCGTAGAGAGGGACAGCAGCCCCAGGCACACACAGCCTGTAGTCCACGGAGAAAGCAGCCcaactggaactgctgcaaagtgcTGTCTCGttaaccggtgatcactggacgtcagtgagtaatccaaattatttagaagttactgcacactacatTGACTTTGGTAAGGATAgggatttttacttttttagtaAGGTACTTAATTAGTGCAATAAtcacagattcacacatttttcttttgtttacagtaaataaataataaacacaaatcttaaagtcaagttcacaAAGTAACTTCCCTTGCATTCattacactggtaagaattgctttccattgttaatatgtacttaaaaacagttctgaaatgcaaaataatagaattttaatcatgtgataaaacatgcgattaactatagaaattcagcgattaatcggaTGGATGCCAGGCTTTATACCTGCACTGTATATCCAATGGATAGACTACCATTTCAGTGGATGACATGTAAAGtgtaaaaaatatacaaaacggTCCCGTTTTATCGGTGACTTAACAACATCTTACCATAGACGTATCCTACACAGGCTTGTTCAATGGCAGAATATGGGACACCTGCATCTGCTAGGGCCTTTTGACCTAAAATAAGATGTATACATAGAGTAGTAAAAAACGTTGTTACATGTTATGCAACAAGAGCCATTTCACAGATATTCACATATGGTATCTTTTGAGTGACTGAACAATGTCCATATTCCGAAAGATAGGCACCTGCTTCCTTGGCCATGTCAGGGTAATCATAGTCGCCTCGGGCTCCAGGCTTGTCAAACTGCagcaaaatacagaaaagtgaGAGACAGACCCTACAACCTACTTATGTTGATGTGACTCAACATACGCATTCACATCTGATTTTACTGTTCTCATGTACAGGATAACTTTTTGTTACTAACCTTAACTATTACATTTGATCAAGCAGTACTTTTAGTTATGACCTTAACTTGCAAAttaagctgaaatgattagtcgaTTGTCTAtgaaataataggctacttTTTTGATGGTTCAAAATTAGTCTGGGTCAAccaaagtacatttccaggataaagcctgacatctggcATGTCAGGCTTTGCCCCTGTAGAtaggagcttagcgccgccctagacgattgtaattggtttcttccacctttatttattcaggagGGAGTTTCGCTGGGAGAGCAATGGTCGCTCTTTcaggaacaccctgatcacattcacacatttacacttgGAAGCtgtccagtacaaccacagccTGATCTGGAGCCCATTACATAGAATATGAAGCTGGACAAAACACAGTTTATGGTCATCATTGATTCACTATAGACCATGCACTAGATGGccataaaattacatttaaataattgaaTAAACCCCATTCATGTTCCATTGTAGGATGATTTTAAGAGTGATCTCCACCTTAAGTGGTTTCAAAAGATTCAAGATATTAAGACGAGTAAATAAAATGAAGAATTGTGAAAGTATAATGAACAAttacaatatataaaataattataagcattttaatttattttcacatttatttctgtatattatatatatatatataaattttttttttttaaatatacagaTTGCATATATAAATCTTTGGTGGGAGCTTTTCAGTGCAGGAAGTAGATGCAGACTTGTGCATGTGCAGTGTGAATGTGGAAGTATTTGAAGTTTGAAATAatttattgtccccgtggggaAATTAGGTTGCAGCAGAAATCACATCATAAGGCATTTAAACACCATCCAACAAAtaacaaagagaaagacaaaaagaagacTGTAACATGTAGATATTATTACTCATAAACCAAGGCACTTGtatggaaggggggggggagagattgTATGGATTAAGTATGGTTCCAGACCAGCTGGATAacgatacataaataaatgaagacCTTATTACCGTACGGACCTTTGTTAACTATTAGATATATTAAGCAGTTTGATAGCCTGTGGAACAAAGGAGAACTTGGATCTGTTTTTTGTAAACAGAGGAGCACAGTATCGTCGTCCTGAAGGcagcaattcaattcaaagtgAATTTTGAGTGGGAAAACAAAGATATAATTATTagtacataaaataaatatatttaaatatactgaATAAAA encodes:
- the scp2a gene encoding sterol carrier protein 2; this translates as MALTRKSRVFVVGVGMTKFDKPGARGDYDYPDMAKEAGQKALADAGVPYSAIEQACVGYVYGDSTCGQRAIYHSLGLTGIPIINVNNNCSTGSTALFMARQLVLGGLADCVLALGFEKMEKGSLSSKFMDRTNPMDKHFEVMINRYGMAAAPAAPQMFGNAGREHMEKYGTKPEHFAKIAWKNHKHSTNNPYSQFQDEYSLEQVINSRKVFDFLTLLQCCPTSDGAGAAVLASEAFVRKHHLENQAVEIVAQEMVTDLASTFEENSCIKMVGYDMSQSAAKKCYEAAGLKPCDVDVVELHDCFSANELITYEALGLCPEGKAGEMIDRGDNTYGGRFVVNPSGGLISKGHPLGATGLAQCAELCWQLRGQADRRQVPGAKVALQHNIGLGGAVVVTLYRLGFPQEASSHIGAVPTSSVNGLDGFKAYPVFKEIEKRLQEEGEQLVKKIGGVFAFKVKDGPDGKEATWVVDVKNGKGSVTSDPGKKADCTLSMSDGDILDLMTGKLNPQTAFFKGKLKITGNMGIAMKLQNLQFTPGKAKL